The following coding sequences lie in one Rutidosis leptorrhynchoides isolate AG116_Rl617_1_P2 chromosome 6, CSIRO_AGI_Rlap_v1, whole genome shotgun sequence genomic window:
- the LOC139851615 gene encoding K(+) efflux antiporter 3, chloroplastic-like, producing MLEAIASSHAHVGHDFISIIQPSIVRSNYHMPHQYRHHIYNRYRALPYTPPFSTCHAAISTNSAPLLSSSFFGGRQLYISNHRHRHNNNNNQRGGKFCMNATLDVGGAVEVINDLGLDTLTFLAVTVLVVPAFKFVKASPILGFFFAGVVLNQFGLIRNLTDVKVLSEWGILFLLFEMGLELSLARLKALAKFAFGMGLTQVVLSTLAFTAFELPPNGAIGTRILEFLFHSRSDLVNIRSIDEAIVIGAALSLSSSAFVLQLLAEKGELPTRFGSATLGILLLQDIAVVPLLVILPVLESQNLLVQESILPMLVKESLKALGGLGLLSFGGKFFLRRIFEAVAEARSSEAFVALCLLTVAGTSLITQKLGFSDTLGAFLAGALLAETNFRTQIEADIRPFRGLLLGLFFVTTGTSIDMQLLFREWPNVLSLLAGLIVIKTLIITAIGPRVGLSLQESVRIGLLLSQGGEFGFVVFSLANRLGVLPLELNKLLIIVVVLSMALTPLLNDLGRKASDFIGENVEEENKTSEVANFDATDPVVILGFGQMSQVLANFLSTPLASGIDGDAGWPFVAFDLDPSVVKASRKLGFPIQYGDGSRAAVLQSAGISSPKAVMVMYEGRQRAVEAVERIRLAFPAVPIYARAQDIPHLLDLKEAGATDAILENAETSLQLGSKLLKGLGVMSDDVNFLSQLVRDSMELQAQAIIVAKDPAPDVMEPLQVRVKDLEAKRKPVSALSRKEESVRISQVEIDRILMTQQEKLVEPKKQSEIEIENEGEDGRGVLYCELDTRQQNDDIPYQH from the exons ATGCTTGAAGCAATTGCTTCTTCTCATGCTCACGTG GGCCATGACTTTATTAGTATTATTCAACCCAGCATTGTAAGATCGAATTATCACATGCCACACCAATACCGACATCATATATACAACCGATATAGAGCACTACCGTATACACCACCATTTTCCACTTGTCATGCTGCAATTTCAACAAATAGTGCACCTCTATTGTCTTCGTCTTTTTTTGGTGGAAGACAACTTTATATATCAAATCACAGGCatagacataataataataataatcaaagaggGGGAAAATTTTGTATGAATGCAACGCTTGATGTTGGTGGTGCTGTGGAGGTCATTAATGATCTGGGATTGGATACTTTGACATTCTTAGCTGTCACTGTCTTAGTGGTTCCTGCCTTCAAGTTCGTCAAAGCTAGCCCT ATACTTGGTTTTTTCTTTGCGGGAGTTGTGTTGAATCAATTTGGATTAATTAGAAATCTTACAGATGTTAAAGTTCTTTCTGAGTGGGGAATTCTTTTCTTG CTATTTGAGATGGGTTTGGAGCTCTCTCTTGCACGTTTAAAAGCTCTTGCTAAATTTGCCTTTGGTATGGGTTTAACTCAG GTTGTTCTGTCTACTCTTGCTTTCACAGCATTTGAACTCCCGCCTAATGGGGCTATTGGAACTCGAATTCTGGAGTTTCTTTTTCATTCCAGGTCTGATCTG GTGAACATTAGAAGTATTGATGAAGCCATTGTGATTGGTGCCGCTCTCTCGTTATCATCTTCTGCATTTGTTCTACAG CTTCTTGCAGAAAAGGGTGAGCTACCTACTCGATTCGGGTCAGCTACTCTTGGAATACTCCTACTCCAG GACATAGCAGTCGTCCCTCTGTTAGTCATTCTTCCAGTATTGGAGAGCcag AATCTACTAGTTCAAGAAAGTATTTTGCCAATGCTTGTGAAAGAAAGTTTGAAGGCTTTAGGTGGATTAGGTTTGCTCTCTTTTGGTGGAAAATTCTTTCTTAGGCGCATTTTTGAG GCTGTTGCAGAAGCAAGAAGCTCAGAAGCTTTTGTAGCACTTTGTTTATTAACAGTTGCTGGAACATCACTTATAACTCAGAAATTAGGCTTCAGTGACACG CTTGGAGCTTTTCTAGCTGGGGCTCTATTGGCTGAAACAAATTTCCGGACACAAATTGAAGCCGATATAAGGCCTTTTAGGGGATTACTTCTTGGATTATTCTTTGTAACTACTGGAACATCTATTGATATGCAG CTACTTTTCCGAGAGTGGCCGAATGTATTGTCACTGTTAGCAGGTTTGATTGTAATCAAGACATTAATTATAACAGCAATTGGTCCGCGTGTTGGCCTAAGTTTGCAAGAGAGTGTCAGGATCGGGTTGCTGCTTTCTCAGGGTGGTGAATTTGGATTTGTTGTTTTTTCCCTCGCAAACAG GCTCGGGGTGTTGCCACTTGAACTGAACAAGCTTCTTATAATTGTTGTTGTGCTTTCAATGGCACTCACCCCCTTATTAAATGACCTTGGACGCAAGGCTTCCGATTTTAttggtgaaaatgttgaggaagagAAT AAAACTTCCGAGGTGGCAAATTTTGACGCTACTGATCCAGTTGTTATTCTTGGGTTTGGACAAATGAGTCAG GTTCTTGCCAACTTCCTGTCAACGCCACTGGCttctggaatagacggggatgctGGATGGCCATTTGTGGCCTTTGATCTTGATCCGTCTGTGGTAAAG GCATCTAGAAAACTTGGGTTTCCTATCCAATACGGGGATGGATCACGAGCAGCCGTTTTGCAGTCTGCTGGTATATCATCACCTAAAGCCGTCATGGTGATGTATGAGGGAAGACAAAGGGCAGTTGAGGCTGTTGAAAGGATTCGCCTTGCATTTCCTGCA GTACCTATTTATGCCCGAGCTCAAGACATCCCACATCTCTTAGACCTAAAGGAAGCAGGAGCAACAGATGCTATTCTTGAAAATGCTGAA ACAAGTTTGCAGCTTGGGTCAAAGCTTCTGAAAGGACTGGGTGTTATGTCTGATGATGTCAACTTCTTAAGTCAACTTGTTCGAGACTCCATGGAATTGCAAGCTCAAGCAATTATTGTAGCTAAGGATCCCGCTCCTGATGTTATGGAGCCATTACAG GTGAGAGTTAAGGATTTGGAAGCTAAAAGAAAACCTGTTTCAGCACTGTCGAGAAAGGAAGAATCGGTGAGAATCAGTCAAGTTGAGATAGACCGGATTTTAATGACACAACAAGAGAAATTGGTTGAACCGAAGAAGCAGAGTGAGATTGAGATTGAGAATGAGGGGGAGGATGGGAGAGGGGTGTTATATTGTGAACTTGATACACGACAACAAAATGATGATATTCCATACCAACATTAG